The stretch of DNA CTTCATTACATAAGTTTGAATTAGATTGTGagatttcaattatttcatagATAATAGACAAACAGCAGTTCTAATTACATtagatattacataaaatgtaatatgtacatatatactttttaaGCTTTACATGTGTATCTGGCGCGCTAATACACAAAAAagcttatacattgtatgtaggtgAATATCTTGgataataaacacaaaacacTTTACTCAAAAATCTTAGGTagcaaaattattttatgtaatataattactTGTTCAAAGATGACCCATTTAACAACTCCTTGATGAGGCTGTTAGGTGATGGTCCTGATGCCATAACATCTCCAAAGCGGGAACTTGTGATTCTTCCCTCGTGGAGATCCAGCCAAAGTTCACTCTCTCTTTGCTGTCGAGGATTTTTTTCTACATACTCCTGAAGTTCTTTATCAATGGTAGAAGGAATTGCTGTAAAGatacacaaaatacaaattaactTCAATTAATATGACAAAATTGTACCTTGTGAATCAATATGAATTATTAATGTTGctctttgttttatttagtATTAGTTAATCTTGTTAAATAGTATACTTCCGCGTTttatacacacctgtacaaaGACCACTCATAGAACAAGAAAAATGTAACTTACACAGACAGGAAATTCTTAAAAGAGACctatatttgaaatgaattaaGATAGATTAAGAACAATAtcaagtggtctttataaacaggtatCTGTATAATACAAGAACAAAAAATGCCAAGTTATTTGCAAAAACCCTAAACATAACAAGatgttatttcaataaataagaTAAAGGCATCTGGTCACAAATACCAACCAGGGCACTctgtcatttgtatatatttttgaaatatgcaGTCAATTTTATCTTTAGATGTAAGAATATAAGACTTTGAGTTTTTCCAggttataatacatgtatttcaaactAAAAATTACTTCGCAAGTGTTCAAATTTACTTTTCTGCATAATATTTCTGCTTAATCATCATTAAGCATACTTCGATGAGACACATAGAGCTTACACGTATTAGCTGTGTATATAAGCTGTTGAAGCCTGGCttccatttcattttttgtgGTAGTCACTTCTTCCTCCTCCAGAAAGTCTGGGACACTATCTGGTATGATAGCAAGGTGTGCCATACCTGCAgtattaatacattttataaaaaattccTGTAAACACTCAGTATATCATATCCATACACAGAAGAATGAAATTAACTTCATGTTGTCTAAATtctcaaattaattttaaaaaaataaaactttgaatcaattttaattaatgttgatcTCTGCATAATTTGGTcattgtataaatacatgtgtgttaaagtaaaaacaaaatgaagctGGCTTTATGTTGATCAATAAACTTGAGTAATGCTTGCACATTTAAACTGTGTTATattcttttataaatatatatgtatatacacaccTGTGTTTGGAAAAATGGAACGCAGCTCCCTCATTTTCTCAGCATAGTGGTTATAATCCAACATCTTGTCAGATGTATGCCGAGGATCAAACTCGAGAACTGTCCTTGAAGGTTTCTCAGGTTCCAGAGTCGGCTTGCTCAATTTGAGGTCTCTTAAAGGACATGGCTTCATAGTTAGCTTCCTAGGCACATTCCATTTGGACAATTTGGATGTACATGATAAAGTGCTTTGTTGTATAGCCACTTCCCTGTTGAAGTCATTCAGCGCAAATAAAAGTCCACCAACATGGCTACAGCACTGTGCAAGTCTGTAAAACAAGGGAAAAATACTCATctattgttgaaaaaaatgtaacttCTAATTGTCcactttttaaaatcattttcctTTCTTTAGAGTTCTttacatatctacatatcaTGACAATTGAATTTAGGGACCTTTTCCTTTCATTAACCAATGACCCATGTGTCTACAGCTAAGTGAGAAATTGCTTCATGTACAACATATGCCACTTGATCTATATACTTGCTGTAATATACATCATCAACAAAACGCTTACCCTATGGGGCACTGACAGTGGGCATGGGCTGGTTTATCTTGGTACAAACAAATGTACACtctgtatttctgctttttcaTGGAAGCTAATACTGATGCTGTGCAATAGGTGACATCTGTATCAATCTGTGAACATAAgaacaataaatttaattaattaaaaggaATGCATCACAGCATGGCAAGAAAAAAATCAGGGTTACTGTAATAGTAATAGATTCAAGTGAGCAAAGTTTGCAATTTTAcatcacatgttctgttgacAAACCTCACAAAATAGgagaatatttaaaattcatcCACTTTAATAGCTAATTTGTTATGGGTAATGTGATTATGATGATGGGATATAAGCCTACGGTCTACCCTtgcatatataatgtacagtagCTGTACTGTACTGTTGATGTTAACGTGGTTATAATTTAGGTTAATGATTTCGTGAGCAACAAAAATTACCAGAACACAACCAACCTGTGCCAATTTTATATCTTGCACATCTCCTGCCTGAAAATGGGATACCGCTCTATCCATGGTACGAAAAGAATTCACGTTTCGTTCATCCTGTTCTTCTCTCAGTGCAGGTCTCCTTCGTTCAATCATGAACtgataaatatcattaaattgGATGTCAGGATGTGTTGTTAATGATAAAACAGAATTGTTAATGTCCGCATACGGTGGTAAATTATGGTTTTCAATCACGGGACGATGTGACGGTATCACATCTAGCGATAGTGGTGGTACTTGCTCTTTTGAAGGTTCGCGCGCCGCCATCTTGGTTACTATCAACAAACCTTTTGCCACCCCTGGTGGGTTATGCGCATGTGCGAGATTTATCCCGGAAGGGTCTATTAGCGATATTGAGGTCGCTATGAGCCGTACACCTCGTTTGCTATGAGCCGTACACCCACCAAATAAAATATCAGCTACGAGCCGTACACCACCGAGATTTTACATTGCTCCTATAACATAAATAGATGGGGCTAAGGAAGTATTTTTCTTGTGAATCTACCCTTATAAATCATTATAGAGTAATGTAAcactaaaatatgtatttatggtCGATGGAAAGTTCTTTTCAAGCATCTGTTCGAACGACAGGCGATTTACGTCGGTACCTCCCTTGGTGTGGTGGCATGTTTACATCTAGTAAGTTTTTTGTGACACTTCTcgaaaaccatttatatatcaatgtgtGGCTGATATATTCGGAATCACGTGTACCAAACGTTAGTATCCAAAAACATCTCAAAATGCAGATAATAGTTATGATCTTAGCTCTAGTCAAATCCTGATTTTCTCACTCTCGCTTCAGGGGGTACCTAGTTCCGGGGTCATTACCACACGGTGATGTACGTATGCCTTGAGGCCTACAGAATGTCCGGCCTACAGGTACTTCCTTGGTCATTTCACAACATTAACTATGGATGGCCTACTGATAGCATGAGAAATCAACAGGTACGTTTGATTTATACACATTTTACCGTTCAATAAGGCAAAATCTGGTAAAAATAACGAAGTAAGCCTTCATTGTCGATATTTTAAGGGTTTCTTTCAATGTGTCCACGGAGATAACGACAGTAATTGTATCCCCTGAACTGTCGAGGATGGTAAGCAAAGGGATGATATTtatcagatttttattttttttaaaagttgtatttttatcaatatattttttccgCATCCTCGATATCCCAGGGGTTGATATCTCTGTCGTGGATTTGGATATGACTACGGGTGGCAGTGACAACCCGTACAGTATCGAAGGGGCTCAGCTCCTTCCTAGTATAGTATTTTATTTACCAAGTGCAACAATTACAGAACATAGgtttaaacaaatacatgtacatagtatacATAGTACAGTAAGCACAGAAATCAATAATATGATGGTTTAGGATAATTATATTGTACTTCTTAcacaatcaaataaacaaatctaCTATATTTGGATTTCAATATGATATTCTACTACAGATTCATGAAAATTTGCTTTATTTTTCTGTTGCCTGGAACAAATATGTCCCCAGCATATTATAAAAGGTCTCTATAAATTTCATGTTAACAGCATTTAAATCAACTTAAAGAAATTAGGATACTAGCTACAAACACATTGAACCACATACCGCCGATgtcatttatgtatttatttgaatCGATAACACATATATCACAACAACCAAGTGTGGATTTCTATGGTAACATATTCCTGCCaccaattttaaaatatttagtgAGATGATTATCTCGCAAAAAATTATCATGATAAGTCGACTAGGATTAGTAGTGTTTTTCTTCATACCAAGTACTCTTTTTAATAAGCCGATGTGCGCCTTCGTTGTCAGGTACTACAACTGGACCTAAAACACTCAAAAAACTCAATTTAAATTCTTTTCATTGGAAATTTTTGGAGTCTTGGACATCCTAAGGCACATACTATccacagtgatagtaacccccgCATTATCGAGgatacaaataaattatttcataatagaATGCAGAATATTAGAATTGAAGAAGAAATCGATTGTATAGGGTTGTGAGCGTAACTTTCCCCACCATTCAATGATTTCTCACCTGTTTCAGCCGTGAGAGATTTCTCTTTCAACCTctagggtatgacagattgcgcgcgctaaccttttgaacctgaagGCAATTACGTGACGTTATGACTTCATTGCAGGCACCACAATTTCACCTCTGTAAACGGCCCAGCGAAATTTCAAGATTCTTGAAAAACAAATTTCGAACACATATTAAATCTTTTAGTACATATTGTAAGTTTCCTTTTGTATCGTAACTGTAAACGATTGTCAGTTCTGATATAATACAATTTAATCATTCAATATCAAACGAAACAATAATGGATTATTTTACGAATTCACTAGATTTACTTTTAAGTAAATAGTCATGATTTGCATACGACGTTCGCCTTTTCATAAATAAtcactgtgacgtcatatataaagGAGGTGCAATATATTGAACAATCGTCATGACGTAATATTCTGTGACCCGAGGTCAACAGACGGTCAGTCCGTGAGCCGTTGACAGAGGTGCAGGGATCGCATGCGGTGTGTCCGTGGCTtgcattgtcgatgacgtcatcatttttgACGTGCAGACGACGGAACCATGTCCATGTCGCCGTGAAACTGCTTCTTATTAGGATGTAATATCTGCTTTTTCTTGTtgtatatgagagaaaaataacCATTCCCTACCTATGAAAGTATGACAATGGAATCACAACCCTCGGGGAAATTCCCGAATGTCCAAccttcggcaagcctcgggttggacGTTTATGGTAATAGCTCTCGGGTTAggatttcgttgtcacaccctctaggaaGGGAAAGATTCTTTTAGTCATGATATACAGTGAACACGACGTAATATTGGcctcaatattttaatgttgagGAAATGTCGCATTCCTTCCATCCATTTTATGACAAAATTAAGTTTCTTTTGTCTCTTCTCACAGGGCATGTCAGCGTCTGAAGCTATACTTCCGGTGTATCTCGTGCTCAACCTACGTCATCATGGCGACTCCTGGTATACCAAGGTATAGTAAACACAATGATTGTCTCCCTTATATTGAGTGAAATATTCATTACCGGAACTGATTTATTAACACGTGCTGAAAAAAAcctgttattgttatttttatgtgtAACCATATCCAGTTAGTATGCACGCCCTCTTAATAGTCATTTTCAAGTCGTCAGATTAAAGTACTTGTAGCTTTACTAAAAGTggtatatttcatttattttaacataataccaataaaaaataacaaaaaataacaataatgatCAGATCATACCTACTGTCTGCCAGATCTCCACGCTAACCATTCTGGACATTTACGTGTTctattttatataacatttgCGTTACAGGCTTAAACCAAATCTGGATCAGATGAATTATTATTAGAATTGTTGTTTAGTATTTAGCACTTTCactttttgtttttaacattAAGTGACTTTACCAACACAAGCCATGGGGGAAAAGTTAAAACAATCCCCTTCAGACTGAGAAGATAAACAAAGATCTGTAAAGAACTGAATTAATACCCATTTTTTATTAAGCATAGAGACAGAATACTGATTTattaaaggtgctccaccgccgacagagtataaacgatactcactattttaacaataactgatgtttaatcgtgtatgtatatgtctaataacacagaaaataacataaaacaatttattttgtttttggtacatgcgctatcagtacttcattccatatagaacatagtgtaacggatttttttcgggatacaattaattattttttttatattttttatcttgaaataaaataagaagctcaaatttttcaatggtagtaatggtgtaaagtaagtaacttttgtaactgaagaaacaATAATAAATAGTCTGTTTCTGTTTTTGACAGGGAAAGAAAATACCATGTGTCagcagtggaacatctttaaatggGAAAACGCgtttattatctccctttcccaTAAATAACTATTCCAAAACCagtatataccgcagcctctcaAACCATATACATACGtaatacattacatacaatggAGGTTACcttttaagttttattataCCATAACTGGGCAAAATTTTGGCTTGCTAGTTTTTTCTTCAGTCAGCTATCGAGACCCCTTAGGTTTGATGAATGAAGCTGTGAAATTCGTTCAAATGGAAAGACAAACATGTGTGATTCCTTATATACACATTAGTTAATATAACACATGATTTATGCACTGTAAATCCTTGTGTTTATGCCTTAcctatgtttagatggaaacatacacGCAGAAATAACTTTATAATCACtaattatattgtaaaaatgtgacATGAAATTACTATAGATTACTACAATTGGCTTCATGATTTGGTGTATGTATTCATTACCCTGCTCTGTAGgtgtaattaaattaaaaagatCAAAACCTATtcattttaaagtttgaaattCTCAAAGTGTACGTATTTTTGGTGGCTTTTGATAGTGTATAATATAGTAATTTTTTTCATCTCTTACTGAGTATggaaattacggcacatatagaTTCAAATGACCCTAgctaataacaaaacaatactCAATGCTGGTATTATTCCAGCCAAGTTTATCCAAATCTTTGTTACAAATAACAAGGTTCCAATCTTGAATCTTAAAGGGCCACAacctttccgaaatggcttttaatttttaaaatgggaatgtaaaactagatcgataattttgtagattcgcaaaagttattaacttaccgtcaatactacacttatcatcatcttctgaacaattaaattaaagtaaatataatgttaattttttttaacgcgggtcgtcttatgattCCCGCCGTTGACCTAAaaaccgcgcggtagttgactgccactgcgccagacgacaaatCAGCGAcatgaatctccacagttatcatatattacgcaggaaatcttgcatatgtttggtgttgttacctcatctaaggccatcgatatgtattttcttatggttttaatgtttttaagaaacctttaatttttttctccggaaaggtagtgggcctttaaggattCATCGActagataaatataaatataggtgTATCATTTGTAATTCCGTTACTACACAttacagagttgcctcccttgcgAGTAGATATCCATTGTGATACTATTAGTGTTTGAGCATAGGTCGAGTCGTTCTCTCTGAAAAGCATGAGGTTACGCtctcaaacacatgacgtcacaatcaatacctaaccgcaagggcagataactctatatcaTAAAAAGCTGTATTGATCCTTTAAATACCAATTTAATTGTTGCCTCATTAATGAATGTTTTTTTAACCCCGACAGGTTTTCACTGAACACTTTGAAACTGCTTACTATCCTCGTACTGATGACGTTGTTGTACATCGGGGTGATGACGTCATACTCGTGGCTGTGTGCACGTGATGAATATACTTGTTATAGATTTGTGTCCTGGTACAAAAAATTACCAGTTCCAATTGAAACGAAAGGAAACATTTACATTGGAAATGTTTCTAGTAAGACATCAAGCATTTCGTCTGTCACCAACATCAGCTACGTAGACCGTGATATCAGAATACATTACTTTAACCCAAACCAATGGACAGGACCTGATACCTTCAGTAAGTGTTCCCACAAATGTTCTATAACGTTTGGAAGGCATTATAAGGAGTACTCCACAAgtcaatatgtaatatttgatggaAGTAACACCCTCCCCAGACACCCACCACATAAACCAACAGGTCAAACGTGGATTTATCATGGCATGGAGCCGCCATTTCTTCAACCAAGACTGCAGAACTGGAGGCGGAAGTTTAACTGGACAATTTCCTACAGAAGAGACGCTGAATTCACACACACGTATGGTACCATGTTATTTAATGAAGTTAAGGGTACAGAAAGAATCAAACTTAAAAGTAAATGGGAAGAAAAAACGCAGGGAACTGCATGGTTTGTGTCCCATCTAAACGTACCAAGCAGACGAGACCAATACGCCAAGAAGTTACAGAACTACGTCAATGTGGATATTTACTCTAGACGGGGATCTAGGAAATGCCCTACAGACAAAATAAAAGACTGTGAAAAATTGCTTAGTGATAGATATAAATTTTATCTCTCGTTTGAGAACTCTCTTTGTCGTGATTACGTCACTGAGAAATGCTTTAATATTTATCGTGCACAAGCTGACGTCATACCCGTTGTTAGGGGCGTGGAGGATTACTCCCTGTTTGTCCCTCCTAATTCATACATAGACACAGCTAAAGTTAGTAACATTTCTAGTCTGGCGCAAATGCAGATGGAGCTTGCAAACAATAGAACTGCATTTGAGAACTATTTTCAATGGCGGAGATTTTATTCGAATGAACCAACAAGAAAACGGGCCTTCTGTCAGCTTTGTGCCGAGGTACATAGAGTTCCCGTCAAACAAAGATTGTACGATGATGTACATACCTGGGTACATGGCGACCAGAATAATCCCATGTGTCGTCAGGCCTCCgacattaaataaacaaaactattatattatatcaatcCTTAGCGTCTCTTTTTCTTGTATCAGTTCCTGATAAGTTTTTATCAGACAACTTTCAAAATTGTCTCCAAATCAGACCAGCGTCTTCGCTATTTTTTTATTCCCGAATATAGACATGGACAATGTTAAAAGCAAATATTTAACAAACCATATTTTTTCTAAAGATTACATACAGATTACATAAAGATTACATAAAGATTGCCTAATCGTGGTGATAACACGTatcatctgaaaaaaaaaaacaacaacaaacaaacaaaacaaaaacaactctGATATGCTAAACCAACAGCGAAATTGTTTCATAGGAGTTCGTTATGAACTTTGACGGACTCAAAGTATTAACTTGAATTCATTGTTAGTGTTATGGAAATATTAACCTCTCTGTGGTATTTTCCTCATGAAAACCATCGACGAAATTTTACCAAAATTTGGTATAACGATGTAAAATTGTTTGCTGTCTCAGCCCATAATATTAGCATAATTTTCCgatgtttaattttttaatatGTCATGATTTTCGTGCATCgttaatttttttatgaaacaatATCTTTGTTTTTACCAATAGGTTGAAATTGCCTGTTAATTAACACACAGTTTTTCTCAAAAATTACACAACATAAAACTTTGCTATGTGACTGAAAGAGAAGATAATGTGCCATTAGTAAGACAAAGTGTAGAATCTATCAGCAAAATAAAATTAGGTAAAATCGAGGAAAAGCGTGAAACATCTTATATCGACAAGGGATGACATCATAATGCATAGGGTAGACATagcaataacaaaaatatttacggATGAAAGAACCATCATCTCACTCCCGAATAAGCACAAAAATAAAGCTTACATTGCATTCACCATTATTATCACTGAATTATTTGTAAAGCTTATGATTtagttttaaagatgctacacgaattgtgtttttttctctatcaaacacaggagcagacgaattagtattttctttatgttacaaatgttacttactttacaccattaccaccattgaacagtttgagcttctagttttactttttttataaatataatatattaaattgcttttatagaaatattaaaaataatcaattgcatcccaaaagaaagccatggcactatgccctataagAAAACAGGTACGAATTACCCTCCACTAAAAGCAAACTATGttattttataccatttttTGCGTTAATTAGACAAATTTACATTAGTAACCATAATTTtagttcaaataatgagtactTTTTATTGCCTGTCGGTGGTGGAGGTATTAATGGTTCAGAGTGAAAAAGGCAATGTAACACAACTTATTAACTATTATCAACGCAAATGTAAACGTGAGGGTATTTCATGTTTGCCATACAAATGTAAACGTGAGGGTATTTTATGTCTGTCATACACATATAAACGTGAGGGTATTTCATGTCTGTCATACAAATGTAAACGTGAGGGTATTTCATGTCTGTCATACAAATGTAAACGTGAGGGTATTTCATGTCTGTCATACAAATGTAAACGTGAGGGTATTTCATGTTTGTCATACAAATGTAAACGTGAGGGTATTTTATGTCTGTCATACAAATACAAAAGTGAGGGTATTTCATGTctgtcatacaaatataaacgtGAGAATATTTCATGTctgtcatacaaatataaacgtGAGGATATTTCATGTCTGTCATACAAAAGTAAACGTGAGGGTATTTCATGTCTGTCATACAAAAGTAAACGTGAGTTTATGTCTGCTACAAAATAAACGTAGTATTTCATGTctgtcatacaaatataaacgtGAGGGTATTTCATGTctgtcatacaaatataaatatgaggGTATTTCATGTCTGTCATACAAATATAGACGTGAGGGTATTTATTGATACATGTCTGTCATACAAATGTTAACTTGAGGGTATTTCATGCCTGTCATACAAATATAGACATAAGGGTATTTCATGTctgtcatacatatataaaaggGAGGGTATTTTATGTctgtcatacatatataaacgtGAGAGTATTTTATGTctgtcatacaaatataaaagtGAGGATATTTCATGTctgtcatacaaatataaacgtGAGGGTATTTCATGTCAGTCATACAAATACAAAAGTGAGGGTATTTCATGTctgtcatacaaatataaacgtGAGGATATTTCATGTctgtcatacaaatataaacgtGAGGATATTTCATGTCTGTCATACAAAAGTAAACGTGAGGGTATTTCATGTCTGTCATACAAAAGTAAACGTGAGAgtattttacattgtatgtctgtcatacaaatataaacgtGAGGGTATTTCATGTctgtcatacaaatataaacgtGAGGGTATTTCATGTctgtcatacaaatataaatgtgAGGGTATTTCATGTCTGTCATACAAATATAGACGTGAGGGTATTTCATGTCTGTCATACAAATGTTAACTTGAGGGTATTTCATGCCTGCCATACAAATATAGACGTAGGGTATTTCATGTctgtcatacatatataaaaggGAGGGTATTTTTTGTctgtcatacatatataaacgtGAGAGTATTTTATGTCtgtcataaaaatatcaaagtgaGGATATTTCATGTctgtcatacaaatataaacgtGAGGGTATTTCATGTCAGTCATACAAATACAAAAGTGAGGGTATTTTATGTCTATCTACAAATATAAACGTGAGGGTATTTCATGTctgtcatacaaatataaacgtGAGGGTATTTTATGTCTATCTTACAAATATAAACGTGAGGGTATTTCATGTctgtcatacaaatataaacgtGAGGGTATTTCATGTCTGTCATACAATATAAAGGGAGGTATTTCATGTctgtcatacaaatataaacgtGAGGGTATTTTATGTctgtcatacaaatataaacgtGAGGGTATTTTATGTctgtcatacaaatataaacgtGAGGGTATTTCATGTctgtcatacaaatataaacgtGAGGGTATTTCATGTctgtcatacaaatataaacgtGAGGGTATTTTATGTctgtcatacaaatataaacgtGAGGGTATTTTATGTctgtcatacaaatataaacgtGAGGGTATTTCATGTctgtcatacaaatataaacgtGAGGGTATTTCATGTctgtcatacaaatataaacgtGAGGGTATTTTATGTctgtcatacaaatataaacgtGAGGGTATTTTATGTctgtcatacaaatataaacgtGAGGGTATTTCATGTctgtcatacaaatataaacgtGAGGGTATTTCATGTctgtcatacaaatataaacgtGAGGGTATTTCATGTctgtcatacaaatataaacgtGAGGGTATTTCATGTCTGTCATACAAATGTAAACGTGAGGGTATTTTATGTctgtcatacaaatataaacgtGAGGGTATTTCATGTctgtcatacaaatataaacgtGAGGGTATTTCATGTctgtcatacaaatataaacgtGAGGGTATTTCATGTctgtcatacaaatataaacgtGAGGGTATTTCATGTctgtcatacaaatataaacgtGAGGGTATTTTATGTCTGTCATACAAATAGTAAACGTGAGGGTATTTCATGTctgtcatacaaatataaacgtGAGGGTATTTCATGTctgtcatacaaatataaacgtGAGGGTATTTTATGTCTGTCATACAAATAGGTAAACGTGAGGGTATTTTCATGTctgtcatacaaatataaacgtGAGGGTATTTTATGTCTGTCATACAAATTAAATAACGTGAGGGTATTTTATGTctgtcatacaaatataaacgtGAGGGTATTTCATGTctgtcatacaaatataaacgtGAGGGTATTTTATGTCTGTCATA from Argopecten irradians isolate NY chromosome 15, Ai_NY, whole genome shotgun sequence encodes:
- the LOC138308825 gene encoding alpha-(1,3)-fucosyltransferase C-like isoform X2, whose translation is MKRACQRLKLYFRCISCSTYVIMATPGIPRFSLNTLKLLTILVLMTLLYIGVMTSYSWLCARDEYTCYRFVSWYKKLPVPIETKGNIYIGNVSSKTSSISSVTNISYVDRDIRIHYFNPNQWTGPDTFSKCSHKCSITFGRHYKEYSTSQYVIFDGSNTLPRHPPHKPTGQTWIYHGMEPPFLQPRLQNWRRKFNWTISYRRDAEFTHTYGTMLFNEVKGTERIKLKSKWEEKTQGTAWFVSHLNVPSRRDQYAKKLQNYVNVDIYSRRGSRKCPTDKIKDCEKLLSDRYKFYLSFENSLCRDYVTEKCFNIYRAQADVIPVVRGVEDYSLFVPPNSYIDTAKVSNISSLAQMQMELANNRTAFENYFQWRRFYSNEPTRKRAFCQLCAEVHRVPVKQRLYDDVHTWVHGDQNNPMCRQASDIK
- the LOC138309574 gene encoding uncharacterized protein; its protein translation is MAAREPSKEQVPPLSLDVIPSHRPVIENHNLPPYADINNSVLSLTTHPDIQFNDIYQFMIERRRPALREEQDERNVNSFRTMDRAVSHFQAGDVQDIKLAQIDTDVTYCTASVLASMKKQKYRVYICLYQDKPAHAHCQCPIGLAQCCSHVGGLLFALNDFNREVAIQQSTLSCTSKLSKWNVPRKLTMKPCPLRDLKLSKPTLEPEKPSRTVLEFDPRHTSDKMLDYNHYAEKMRELRSIFPNTGMAHLAIIPDSVPDFLEEEEVTTTKNEMEARLQQLIYTANTCKLYVSHRSMLNDD
- the LOC138308825 gene encoding alpha-(1,3)-fucosyltransferase C-like isoform X4, whose protein sequence is MATPGIPRFSLNTLKLLTILVLMTLLYIGVMTSYSWLCARDEYTCYRFVSWYKKLPVPIETKGNIYIGNVSSKTSSISSVTNISYVDRDIRIHYFNPNQWTGPDTFSKCSHKCSITFGRHYKEYSTSQYVIFDGSNTLPRHPPHKPTGQTWIYHGMEPPFLQPRLQNWRRKFNWTISYRRDAEFTHTYGTMLFNEVKGTERIKLKSKWEEKTQGTAWFVSHLNVPSRRDQYAKKLQNYVNVDIYSRRGSRKCPTDKIKDCEKLLSDRYKFYLSFENSLCRDYVTEKCFNIYRAQADVIPVVRGVEDYSLFVPPNSYIDTAKVSNISSLAQMQMELANNRTAFENYFQWRRFYSNEPTRKRAFCQLCAEVHRVPVKQRLYDDVHTWVHGDQNNPMCRQASDIK